The Lutibacter sp. A64 genome segment GTACAGCACGGCTCAATTGAATACAGAACGATTTTTGCTGCTGGTATTACATTATTTGTATTTACATTTTTACTGAATACATTGAGTTATAGAATCAGAAAAAAATACCAAGAGAAATATGAATAGTATTCAAAAAAATAGATTAAAAGATCAGCTTTTTAGAATTTGGGGAATAGCTTGTACACTATTTGGGTTAATTTTATTAACTGTATTTATTGGAGATATTTTAATAGACGGAATAAGAAGAATAGATTGGGCTTTTATTACCGGTTTACCATCTAGAAAAGCTGAAAAATCTGGAATTTATACGGCTTTAATGGGTAGTATCTGGATTTTACTTTTAACAACAATAATTGCTTTTCCTGTTGGTGTAGCTGCAGGTGTGTATTTAGAAGAATACAGTAAAAAAAATAGACTTTCAGCAATATTAGAAATTAATATTTCTAATCTGGCAGGTGTACCTTCTATAATTTATGGTTTATTAGGTTTAGAGGTTTTTGTAAGAATAATGGATTTAGGTGCCAGTGTATTGGCAGGTGCATTAACCTTGTCGTTATTAATATTGCCAATTATTATTGTAGCAACAAGAGAGGCCGTAAAAGCAGTTCCAAATTCTATTAGAGATGCTTCCTATGCTTTAGGAGCTTCAAAATGGCAAACAATATGGAATCAGGTATTACCAGCTTCAGGTGGAGGTATTTTAACAGGAGTAATTTTAGCGCTTTCTAGAGCCGTTGGTGAAACAGCTCCTTTAATAGTAGTAGGTGCCTTAGCGTATGTGCCTTTTGCTCCAACAAATCCAATGGACGAATTTTCGGTTTTACCAATTCAAATTTTTAACTGGATTTCAAGACCACAGCACGGTTTTATAGAAAATGCTGCTGCTGCAATTATTATTTTATTATTAATTACCTTCATAATGAATGGGATAGCGGTTTATTTTAGAAATAAATGGCAAAAGAAATGGAAATAACAATGACAAAAGTAAAAGATAAAACAAGTACAGACCCAGCTAAAATTGAAGATCAATTCTCTAGCGAAGGAGCTAAAATAGCAATAAAAGATGTAAAAGTTTGGTATGGCGATTTTATGGCAATTAAAGGAATTGACATGAATATTAAGCCGAATACCGTAACCGCTTTTATTGGTCCATCTGGCTGTGGAAAATCTACATTCCTTCGTTTATTTAATAGAATGAACGATTATGTAGAAGGCTTTAAAATGGAAGGGAAAATTAAAATAAATGGTAAAAATATTTATAAGAATAAAGTAAATGTTGAAGAAATGCGAAAAGAAGTTGGTATGGTTTTTCAAAAGCCAAACCCTTTTCCAAAATCAATTTTCGAAAACGTTGCGTACGGACTTAAAATACAAGGTATAAAAGATAAGAAGCTAATTAATGCACGTGTTGAAAAAGCTTTAAAACAAGCAGATCTTTGGGATGAAGTTAAAGACAATTTAAAAAAATCTGCGCTGGCATTATCTGGAGGACAACAACAACGATTGTGTATAGCACGTACATTAGCTGTTGAGCCTTCAATTATTTTAATGGATGAACCAACATCTGCTTTAGATCCAATTTCTACAGCAAAAATTGAAGATTTAATATTTGAACTTAAAGAAAAATATACGATTGTTATTGTTACGCACAATATGCAACAAGCAAGTAGAATAAGCGATTATACGGCATTTTTCTATATAGGTGAGCTTATTGAATTCGACAAAACAAAAACAATTTTTACAAACCCAGAAAAACAACAAACCGAAAACTACATTACAGGTAGATTTGGATAAAAACATAGAATTATGATAATAAATGCACAAGAGCAAAGAGCCAGTTTAAACGAAGCTGGTTTTGAAATGCTAATTTTATGTATTTCGCAAATAGAAAAAGCAACCGAAGCATTTTTAACACACGACAGCGATTTAGCTGAAGAGGTTATAAATACTGAAACACGTGTAAATGCGTTGGATTTAAAAATTGAGAACGATTGTGAAAAGTTTTTAGCACTTTACACGCCCGTTGCTATTGATTTACGTTTTATAATGGCAATTTTAAAAATTAATTTTGATTTAGAGCGTATAGCAGACCATGCTTATGGAATTTCAAAATATATTGTTGATCAAGATATAAAAATAGCTCCAGAGTTATTAAAAACCTTAGAGTTTGAAAAAATGCACAAGACTATCTTATCTATGTTTGATGATATTACGGCAGCTTATGAAGAAAAAGAAGCTAAATTTGCTAGAAAGGTGTTTAAAAAAGATAAAATTTTAGACAAAATAAATGCTAATTCATTTGCTATTATTGAAGAAGAAATTAAAAAAGATGCTTCAGTTATAGATCAAACATTATTGGTGTTTAGTGTTATTAAAAAGTTTGAACGTATTGGAGATCTAATAAAAAATGTTGCTGAAGAAATTATTTTTTATATTGATGCTGAAGTAGTAAAACATAAAAAGATAAAATAAGTAGTAAAAGCGCTACTTTAACCTAATTTAACTCCGCTCAATACTAGTGAGCGGAGTTTTTGTTTTTAATACTATAGAGAATTATAATTCTTCATTATCAAAAAGTGAATCTTTATTTCCGTAGAGTAATTCGGCTACTTCAATTAGTTTTTTAATCATATCATTTACGTTGGTATTGTCGTTAAATAATGAAGAAGCCATTTCTGCAGAAATTAAATTTTTTCTAATTAATTTATCAATAGATTTATTGCTTTGTCTAATATTTTCTTTTGCTTTTTTCTTTAAATTATCTAGTTTTTCAGCATATTTTTTAGATTTTTCTTCAGTTCTAAACAAATAGATTACACGTAAAACTTGTGTCAATTTTTTTCTAAAACTGTTATATTCATTTAGTAAATCTTTATTTTCTAATGTAAAAGAGCGGGTTAAGTTTTTATTTAATTCTCTAGCGTCTTTTATTATTTCAACCATTTTACGGTTGGCTATTTTAATATCGGTTATTGAATTATTCTGCTTTTTACTCAATTTAAGGTCGTTTTGTGCGGTTGTTGCATACCTTAATATTTCACCATAGATTAATTTAAATTTTTTGTAATATAAATTGTCAATATCAACATTAAAGTTTTTAGTTGATTTTTTAATAATCTTTTTAATCTTTAGATTTGAAATTATATCTTCTCTATGAATATTTACGGCGTGTGAAACAATTTCAAATACTGCGTTTTTATATAAAAATTTTGTCTCTTTAACCAAAGCTGAAATTGTAGCATCTGGATATTTTAAAACAGCTTCATTTAAATATTTAGGATCGTTAATGTCTTTAGAATTTTTTTCATTAAAGAATTTCAATAAAAAGGATTCTAGTTTTTGTATAAAAGGAATCATAATTAAAACCCCAATAACATTAAAAATAGTGTGAAATAAAGCTAGTTTTAAGGTGTAATCTGTTGGTGCTATATGTACTAAATCAGATAAAAAATTTACAAATGTAGCAAGTGGATATATAAATATTAAAGCTATTAAACCCGTAATAATGTTAAATATTAAATGGGCGCCAGCCAATCTTTTTCCTGCTATATTCGATTTTAAAGAGCCTAAAATGGCTGTAATTGTGGTTCCTATATTAGCTCCAATTGCTAAAGCTAAGGCGTTTTCATACTCAATTTGTCCTGCCGATAATGCAGTTAATACCAGTACCAAAGAAGCAGCACTAGATTGTAAAACAATTGTAATAATTATACCAATAAAAGTATATAATAATACACCTAAAAACCCTGAAACTGCATATTGGGTTAGGTCTATATGTTGGCTAAATACATCAAAGCCTTCTTTCATAAAAAAGATTCCAAGAAAGAAAAAACCTAAACCAGCAAGTATATTTCCAAGACCTTTTAAAGTACCCGATTTTTGAAATGAAAAAATTAAACCAAAAATAATCATTGGCATTGCCAATGCAGAAATTTTAATTTTTAATCCAAATCCAGCTACTAACCAAGCAGTTGTTGTACTTCCAATATTGGCTCCAAAAATTAAACCTATACCACCGGCAAGACTTATTAATCCTGCACTTATAAATGAAATAGTAATTATAGAAACTAATGAGCTAGATTGTATTAATGCAGTTACAAAAGCACCTGCAGTTATACTTTTATAAACTTTATTGGTTGCTTTTTTTAAAAAATTTTGAAGAGGCCCTCTTGTAAAAGCTTGAAAACCTTCTTCTAATAATACCATTCCAAAAAGTAGAATTGCAATACCAGCAGTTATAGTTTCAAAATTTGGATTAAAATAAAGAGCAACTGCAAGTGCAATTAACAAAAGAATAAATACAATTTTTTTAAACATAAATATAAACGTAATTGTTACAAAGGCTTTTTAATACATGTAAACCCTTTTTAAAGTGAAATGGGTTTACATGTAAACATACAGTAAATATTTATAATTAAAAAGCCCTCAAGTTATTGAGGGCTTTTGATATCTAAAAAAATAATGTTTATTTATTTGCTTTTTCTTGAATTTGGAAATCGTGGAATAGTTGTAATAAACTCATTAAGGCATATAATAAATCTTTGGTCTCTAATAAAATTCCAAAGTATAATGATGAGTTTTTAGGACTGCTTTCTTCTGTTCTAATTCTAGAAATTTGTTTATCTATAGATTCGGAAACATTGTCGAATATTTCTTGTTTTGCATCTAAAATTGTAGATAAATTATCAAAATCTTTGGCTGTAAAATCAGTTTCAATTTTACTTAATAATACATTTAAGCTTTTGTTTATAGCTTTTAAATCTTTTACAGATGAAGCTTTTAGTTGTTTGTGATTATTATTTACGTGTTTGTAACTTGTAGTTGAAATGTATTCAATAGATTGTGTAATGTCTTGTAAATAACCTAAAATTAAAATATAAAATCTACTTGCTTTTACAGAGGTGTCATCTAAAGATTTAATAAAGTAAAATACTTCTTCTCTTAATTCATTTACTTCGTTATTTAATTTTTTTACGTGTTTTCCTGTTTTCGATAATTTATTTAAATCGTGTGTAGATAAATCGGAAACAACATTGGTGAATAATTTATTTACACGTTTTACAACTTCAGAAATATGTGCCGAACTTTCGTTAATTACTTCGTTAATAGTAATTTGTTCTGCACGTTCCATATAACGTTTTTCTTTTTTTCTTTGAGCTCTTTTAGCGTGATTTATTTTACTTCTAATTAATAAAAAAGCAACAATAATTAGTAGTATAGCAACTGAAACAATTTCACCTAAATAAATAACATATGCCAGAATTGCGGCTAAAGTAAATGCTGAAAAAGCAGTTAAAAACCAACCTCCAATTACATTAAAAACACCTGCAACTCTATATACGGCACTTTCTCTTCCCCAAGCTCTATCGGCTAAAGAAGTACCCATTGCCACCATAAAGGTTACGTACGTTGTAGATAATGGAAGTTTTAAAGAAGTTCCTATAGAAATTAAAATACCAGCAACAAATAAATTAACTGAAGCTCTAACTAAATCGAAAGCTGGTAGTTCGTATGATTTATCTTTTGGTAATTTTATTACTGGTTTTTGAAATTTTGAATCAACCCAGTTTATAACAGGGTTTGGAATTATTTTGGTGATTCCTTTATTAAATAAAATTGCACCTCTAACTACCACTCTTGAAGCTGGGTTTGGGTGAAATTTTTCATGACCTTCTCCTTGTCTAGAAAGGTTAACACCAGTTTCAATAACATCTTTAGCTTTTTTAGAAAACCAAATGGTTACTACCATTATTAAACCAGCAATAAAAAGTAAAACAGGTTGTGCTTGTACATCGCCTTTTAAAACGCCCATTGAAAATTCTGTAGGTGCAATTCCACTTCCAGACCAAGCTTGGTAAGAGTTTAGTGCAGCCATAGGTACACCAATAAAGTTTACCAAATCATTACCAGCAAAAGCCATTGCTAAAGAGAATGTACCTATTATAACAATAAATTTTAAAATATTTAACTTAAAAATCATTATTAATAGTTGCGATAAGATTGTCCAAAACACAAATCCGTAGAAAATAATTTCATAAGTTCTACCTTCAATTAAATGTTTTACATCTCCATAAAAATCGGTGCCTTTCATCCCTTTTACAAAAATAAAATAGGTAATTGCAGTAATTGCAAAGCCTCCAAAAATAGCATTTACGTAGCTTTTTCTTTTTTGAAAATCGAATGTGTATAATAAACGCGATAAAAACTGAACAATAGCTCCAATGGTAAAGGCAACTAAAACAGAAAGCAGAATACCAAAGATAATTTTTAAAGCGGTTGAAGAGTTTATGTATTTACCTAACTCTGCAATAGACTCACCATTATTTGAAATTTTAATTAATGAAATTGCAACAGCAGCTCCCATTAATTCAAATACAATAGATACGGTGGTTGAGGTTGGCATTCCTAATGAATTGAAGACATCTAATAGTAAAACATCGGCAATCATTACTGCCATAAAAATGAACATTATTTCATTAAAATAAAATTCATTGGGATAAAAAATTCCTTTTCTGGCAACTTCCATCATTCCACTTGAAGTAATTGCACCAAGTGCAACACCAACGCTGGCTATAATTAAAATTGATTTTACTGGAATTGCTTTAGAACCAATAGCTGAGTTTAAAAAGTTAACGGCGTCATTACTAACACCTACAACTAAATCTATTATTGCTAGTACGGTAAGTGCTACTAGCATTAAAATATAAATATTTTCCATTTTTTTATTTTATCAGGGCAAAAATACTTTCTATCTACAAAGTGTATATTAAGTTAATGTTACTAATGTTAATTATATGTTAACTTAATGTTATGCGCAATTTGATTTAAGGATGTTAAAATCAAATTATTCATTCACAAAAAATGTTCTTTAAAATTACTAAATTTTAGGCACATTTTATTTTTTATAGAACTTTTATTTTAGTTTTTTTATTATTTTATCAAATCTACTATCCATACATATACTAATATCGGTTGTTATAAATTTTCCGTTTAAAAATAAGCTAAAAATAGTTGCAGGACTTGGAGCTTTTTGTGCTTGATCCAATGTTTCTAGCTTAATTATTTTTAAGGGCAAATTTCTGTTTTTTGCAGTTTCTATTAATGATGTTGTTGCATGAAATTCTGCAAACGGACATCTATTAGAATAATATACTACAATTCCATTTTTTTGAGGACAAGTTCCACTTTTTACCGATGCGTTGAATTTAGGATTTTCAGCTTTTAAATTTATTTTTTTTGCCAATAAACTAAAACCGCTTGAAATTTTTTCAACTTCTTCAAAACCTTGATTTAACAACCATTTTGTATCACTCATAAAATGAAATTTTTTGGTTCCAACAACCGTAACCAAACCATCTTTTTTTTGTTTTTTGGCATCTTCTAGTGCAGTTTCTATAAGCGCTTTTCCGTAGCCATTTTTTTTGTACTTGCCAGATACCCAAAAACAATTAATATTTAAATAATTATTGGCAGTTATTGGAATCCAAGCATTTTCTGCAGGTCCATATTCTATAAATACTTTTGCTCTTTCATCAATGCGTTTAAAAACATAACCGTTGTTAAATTCTTTTGTCAACCAATCTTTTTTTGCTAGATAGCTATCAGCACATTTTTTGTCTGAAATTGCACAACAAATATGTTCAGTTGCTATGTTTTTTGAATTTAGGTTAATTAACGGTTTCATTTTCACGCTTGATCTATAATTTTTTTGACTATTTTTTCGAGTTCTTGTTGTTTAAATTTAAACCATTGTTCTCTATAATCTGAATTATCGATAAGGTATTTAAAATTTCTGAACGGTTTTTTATTAGTTAGTGCATAGTTTAGTTTTTCTATAAAATTGGTATCAGATAATTCGTGTTTAAAATCTTCTATAATTTTAAAAGTTTCATACCCTTTAAGTAATTCAAACGCTATAAAATCTTCTTTGTATTTAGTAATTTCATCAATATCCTTTTGAATAAATTCTTGAAAATCTTTATCTATTATACCAAAATCATCTATGTTAGGAATGCCTATTAATTTTCTATTTTTTGGATTGTAATAAGAAGTAATTCCACTATCTAAATTATTGGCTATTTCTTTAATGATTTTTTGCATAGTTAAGCTTCATATTTTTTTCTGTAATAAACTTCAATTAGGGCAGTAGTTATAAGCATTGCAATAACAGAGAAAATTGAGCCTTCAAAACCAAAAGCACCACCGTTTAATAGGCTTTTTTCGCTGATATTAAATTCAATTATTGAATAGGTGTCTAAACCGCTTACATTAAAACCTAATAACGATTGAAATAAATTCCAACTTAGGTGCAGTGCAATGGGAAACCATAAGTTTTTAGTATGAATATAAGATAGACCTAAAAGTATACCTGCTAAAAATAAATTAGTTAATGCAAACAAATCTATATTTGGATTAAAACCGTGCATTAAAGAAAATAGGATTGAAGAAATAATTAAGGCACTGTATTTATTAAATGAAATCATTAAATTTCTTAAAATATAGCCTCTTAAAAGAGTTTCTTCAACAATTGCTACAATAGTAAATAGTAGTATGGTTATTAGTGTTTCTTTAGTGTTGAAATTTATTTTTTGAAAGGTAATTTCGTTTAAATATAGCAATAGAAAATAACCGATACTCATTATTAGCAATCCAATTACTATTCCAATAGCAAAATCTTTAAACCTACCTTTTATGTAAAAACCGAGTTTAATAAATTGCTCTTTATCTATAAATTTCATAAAAAGCCATAAAACGAAAAATGTGCCTAAAAAATCGAAGGAACTTATTATTAATTGTTGAATGGATGTTTGCTCTAATTCGCAATCAGTTATATTAACTCCAGAAATTAAGGCTCCTAAAGATTGAAAAAAACCAACTGTAAAAATATAAGGTACAATAAGCAGTAAAACTCTTTGCCAGCCTCTGTGTTTATTTTCTACCTCCATTTTTTACTTAATTAAGCGTAATTTGTTACAAATTATAGAAGTTATAAATTTAAGATTTTTTTATTTTAGAAACGTTCTATATTGCTATGGTTGAAGGTTTTTAATTTTCTAACTAATCTTGTTAGAAGAAGTATTATATTAAAAATGCGCTATAATTTTTTATAGCGCATTTGTATTTATAACTTTTAAAATAAATCTGTTTTTAAAACACCTCCGTTACTAGCATTTGTAACTAAGGCTCTGTATTGTTTTAACCAACTAGATTTTAGTTCTTTTTTTATTGGAGTAAATTCGGCTTTTCTTTTGGCAATTTCTTCGTCACTTAAATTTACAGATAAAATATATTTATCTACATCTATATGAATTTCATCTCCATCTTTTAGTAATCCAATCATACCACCTTCAGCAGCTTCTGGACTTACATGTCCAATACTTGCGCCACGGGTAGCGCCACTAAACCTACCATCGGTAATTAAAGCTACTTTATCGCCTAATCCCATTCCCATAATTAAAGAAGTTGGCGCCAACATTTCTTGCATTCCTGGCCCTCCTTTTGGTCCTTCATATCTAATAACAACTACGTTACCGGCTTTTACTTTACCGCCTATAATTCCATCAATGGCTTCTTGTTGGCCGTCAAAGCACACTGCAGTTCCGGTTAAAGCTCTATCACCAATAATTCCTGCGGTTTTTATTACTGCACCTTCTTCTGCTAGGTTTCCATATAAAATTGCAAGTCCGCCTACTTCAGAGTAAGGGTTTTCAATGGTATGAATAACACTTGTATCTTTTATAGTTGCGTCTTTAATTTTTTCTAAAACTGTTTCTCCAGTAATTGTAAGGTTGTCATTTAATATATTATCTCCTCTTTTGGTCATTTCTTTCATTACTGCATTTACACCACCAGCAGTATTGATATCTTCCATATGTACAGTAGATAAACTTGGCGATATTTTAGCAATGTGTGAAACTTTTTTAGAAATATGATTGATATCTTCAAGGTTAAAGTTAACATTTGCCTCTTTGGCAATAGCCAACATATGCAATACGGTATTAGAACTTCCACCCATAGCCATATCAACTGCAAATGCATTTCTTACAGCGTTTTCATTTAAGATATTTCTAAGTTTGAATTTTTTTGTTTGAGCTTCACTTTTGGCTATTTCACAAATTCTTCTTGCTGCTTTTCTATAAAGTTCTTCACGTTCTTTGGTAAGTGCTAAAATGGTTCCGTTGCCTGGAAGTGCAATTCCCATTGCTTCCATAAGTGTGTTCATAGAGTTTGCAGTAAACATTCCTGAACAACTACCACCACTAGGGCAAGCATTACATTCAATATCGTTTAATTCTTCGTCTGTCATTTCACCAGCTTCGTGTTTTCCTACAGCTTCAAAAGCGGTAGCAAGATCAATAGGAGTACCATCTTTAGTATATCCTTTTTTCATAGGTCCACCACTTACAAAAATGGTTGGTACATCAACCCTTAAAGCTCCCATAATCATACCAGGAACAATTTTATCACAGTTTGGAATGGCAATCATAGCGTCTAACTTATGTGCATTCATTACTGTTTCAATAGAGTTTGCAATTATTTCTCTTGAAGGCAATGAAAAAAGCATTCCATCGTGTCCCATTGCAATACCATCATCAACACCAATGGTATTAAATTCAAAAGGTACACAGCCATTTGCTTTAATTTCTTCTTTAATTACTCTAGATACTCTGTCTAAGAAAAAGTGACCTGGAATTATTTCTATATAGGAGTTTGCAACCCCAATAAATGGTTTGTCAAAATCAGCATCAACTAGTCCAGTTGCTCTAAATAAGGATCTATGTGGTGTTCTTTGATGTCCTTTTTTTACTTCATCACTTCTCATAATATTTTAATTTATTTATTTTAAATCTTTAATTTTTAAGGGTTTGTGAATGTGGAAACAATGTGTTTTTTATAGTGTTTTTATCACGCGTTTTTAAGCTACTAATTTAGTAAATACAAATTGAATAGAGAATTGATGAGAATTTTATTTAGTATGTACTTAACAATTTTTTAAATATTGTTTAAAATTGCTATTAAATATTGATAAAAGAGCCTATTAAAATGTGAAAATTGTTTTAATAGGCTCGAAAAAGGAATGATGGAAAAATAAAGAATCTATTTTTTTAGGACTTCACTTTCCCAATAAGCGCCGCTTATATCTGTTATTTTTAAGGTGTATGTGCCCTTAGGTAAATTTGATATAATTTTATCTTTAAAATTAATTTTTGCTTTTGCTCCTAAAGGCACAATTAAACTATGTTTTCCAGGTTTTATTTTGGCAACATAATAATTTGAGATATTTTCTTTGTTTAAAGAGGCTAAATCTTCTTGATTAAATTCAATAATTGTATTATTCTGATTGTCAAATAATTCAATTTTTATAACCCAAGAACCATAAACATCAACTCCTTCTGTTCTAAAAACATTAAAAGAAAGCGTGTTATTATTTATAAGGCTTTCTGTAATTTCTAATTTCGGTTTTACAGATTTGTTATGAAGTGTTCCCCATAATCCACCATGAAATACTTGGTTAGTCATTAAGGTCATTCCTAAAATAAATAAAGATCCAGCAAGTACAATTTTAGGAAATATAGTTTCTTTAATTGGTAAAATACCTGAACCTAAGCAAGCAAACCATTTCTTTTTTGTGAATTTGAAATCATTTTTCATAAAATAATTATCTAATGAATATTTGCCACTTCCAGTTAAAAATAACACAAAACCGGTTGCTATTCCTAAGATACCAATTTGCCATTCATCTAAACAAGTTGTGCCTATCCAGCCAGAGCCTAGTAATATTCCCATCGCTAAAAAGAATACACCTATACTCATAATTCGAGTAAATAATCCAAGCATTATTAATAAGCCTACAATACCTTCAATTATGGTGAATATTACCATATTTAACCAAAGTACATCTGGGTTTTCTACTAAATATTGAATAATTGGTTTTATGCCCAAAGCATTGGGTAAAAAGTGATTAAATTTTTCGCCAATATAGCCCGCTGCATCTGGGTCGAGTTTATTAGCTAATGCTGTTCTTCTCCAAAAGGCTGAAAA includes the following:
- a CDS encoding TQO small subunit DoxD produces the protein MKNISIKNDAGLLALALRLVIGWTYFSAFWRRTALANKLDPDAAGYIGEKFNHFLPNALGIKPIIQYLVENPDVLWLNMVIFTIIEGIVGLLIMLGLFTRIMSIGVFFLAMGILLGSGWIGTTCLDEWQIGILGIATGFVLFLTGSGKYSLDNYFMKNDFKFTKKKWFACLGSGILPIKETIFPKIVLAGSLFILGMTLMTNQVFHGGLWGTLHNKSVKPKLEITESLINNNTLSFNVFRTEGVDVYGSWVIKIELFDNQNNTIIEFNQEDLASLNKENISNYYVAKIKPGKHSLIVPLGAKAKINFKDKIISNLPKGTYTLKITDISGAYWESEVLKK